Part of the Ctenopharyngodon idella isolate HZGC_01 chromosome 24, HZGC01, whole genome shotgun sequence genome, AGAATAGTGGGGAAATCTATCATTCTCAAATATTTATCAAGAATATACCACTGATATGATTAATGATGTCCGACGTGACACAAATAAGAAATCATTTTAAGATGCAGTTGACATGTGCttggaaaaatgtaaaaatttctaaaaaaaaaaaaaaaaaaaatatatatatatatatatatatacatttatcttgaaataaatgtgatattttacttGAATTAAGCagacaataatattttaataaatagtatttattatattgtaataataatcaaatattattaatattttttttaatcatttcaagaattccattcattttatttatttatttatttatttttaattattttacaatctCTGTTACACTACCAAGATGTTTACTTTAAGCTCCACTAAACCTTTACAAACTGAAAATGTTCATCACAGAAAGGTTTAAAACTTaataagttatatatatatatatatatatatatatatatatataaatctgatGATGAAGCAATAATACTTTCATTACTTAAATTAACACAAATAACTCCTTCACGTCTGTTGATTCACCGGTAGGTGGCGCACAAACATCATCAAACGATGTAAACACAAGAGAAATGATTGATCCGTGCATGACATCCTCCCACAGTGTCAGGAACATGTAAAACAATACGTGACTTAATTAATAGAGGGAAAAGCTTGAATAAAaagatacataaaataaatataggctaAAATATATAAGATGACCTATGAAACGCAGACGGCATATCCAGTTGATCTGAGTTGATTTACTTGGTTTCAGATAAATCATCATGAACATGTCCATCAGCCAACCAGAGTAcaagcacaacagttttcattGTCAGGCGCTGTTAGAACAGCAGCTCCAGTGAGCTCTTAACTGCTAAATATCATGAATAAGAAATGGGCAGCCCTTTCCTCTCCTCACTTTGCCGTTCAATGACTTCCCCTCAATACATGTAGGCCTACTTTCGGTGAGCAGTGATTAGTTCAATCAACATAAATGCATCGGTAGTCATTAATCAGAGCTATCTGAAGTGTCATAGATCCCACCTGTTATACATTATTGATGGAGTAATTGTGCAGTTTTGTAAGCGTTTCATCTCTCTGTTTAAACTGACCATGACCAAATTACTTTATCTTGATTTTGGAGACATAATATAATTGCACACCTCcaaaagtttctttaaaaagGACACTGAATCTAGTCAAATTGCAAGtgtttatgaataaaaataaatattattattcaacGTAATATGATACAATGCTACAGTGAagcccccccacacacacacacaaaaagcaaaaaacCGGTTAATATGAAATGTACAATATCTTTCACAGGATCATATTTTTTGATCACCCAGATATTAACTATtgatcacagaaaaaaatgagaGAAATGATTCAAACAAACtttgattatgaatgtgacaaaatatttatttaccaaAAATAAGTTAATTCATACCTCATTAATGTGTTAGAAAAATAGTTTGTTCATTTGGTCTGATAATGTCATGTAGGCAGGTTAATAACCAAAACAAATGTTAAGGTAACAATTATATAGTGTCAGACCAATTACATTTTATCCTGAGCAAGGCAACATGTGCAAAGAGCAACTCTTGAATTTTTAAAGCACACATATTACACAAGGCAGAGATTACTGAGATATTTTAAGAGCAATATCTCATAAGGTAATGACATGAAGGATTAAACAGAGCTTAAatcaatttataaataataataagttctattacaaatatattacaatatattacaaaaatcaGTGGCGGCCTGTCAGttaacatttttactttcacttttttttttttttttgatatccttaattaattttgtatttcacctgtacacagaatctctcagactacaatttgcatttagaaggatgtactgttactccatcctcgacagttaaagacctgggtgttatattagacagcaacttgtcctttgaaaatcatatttcatatgttacaaaaacagccttcttccacctcagaaacattgctaagatatggaatatgttatctgtttctgatgcagaaaagttagttcatgctttcatgatgtctagactagattactgtaatgcattactagctggttgccctgcttcctcaataaacaagctacaattagtacaaaatgcagctgctagagttcttaccaggtcaagaaaatatgttcatataacaccaattttatcatctcttcactggttacctattaagttccctATTGATTATAAAGTAcagctaatgacctataaggctctaaatggtttagctcctgtgtacttaaccgatcttctatcgccctacaatccttcacgctctttaagatcacaaaactctggacttctggttgtacctaggatagccaagtcctctaaaggagggagagcgttttcacatttggctcctaaactctggaatagccttcctgataatgttcggggctcagactcgctcacccagtttaaatctagattaaagacacatctcttcagccaagcattcacataatccatctcatatcagatcaattgcacatgactatctttgcttaatgctatgaacagcagctatgctaattattctccatttgcttttccgtttgactagagagtacatcagtttcagtttggatccagcctcttaagaagacctcagatgactaaaactttggaagagacggcgccaactcctgcgaggacttcagaagatgcaacatctggatcaacacgcacattcgcaaatttctatatatcctaattattgttaatatgtaattcatttttccaggagctctttgcttctaccttcaattaaattgctaacagtgattgtaaattaattgcctaaattattacatttagctaactgcattctccaaattgtaatgttgacatgcattctctgtaaagctgctttgaaacgatatgtattgtgaaaagcgctatacaaataaatgtgaattgaattgaattgaatggcTAAATTTGAAAGTTTCTCTTCACCTATTGTCTGACAACAAGTTTGATGACGCACTAACGTCATACTGAAAGCATAtgtgtaggcctatataatATTTTCACGATATGTATTTGCGTTATTATGTACATTAATGGGTAAATGGAAAAAGTTAATTGTATTACGTTCCTttcaactacatacatttatcctccTCTGGCGGACCGCCACGGACATAAAAGGTTATAATGCTCACATATTGCATGTTTACGAAGGCAATATGAACTTCTGTCTTCTTTATAGAGAAGAAATGCCTTCATACATCTGCTGCATCCTGCAATTAGAAATACCATCAAGGCGGTGACAGATAATGAGACATGCACCCATCAGTGAATGTGACATTTGCGTTCTCAGACAGGTTACAGGTAGGCTGTTGGATGACTCTCTACAGATCCCTAACCCAGCCGCAAGGGGGCGATCGATACCCATTATATCACAATAAAGCGGCGCTGTCCACTTGAACAagtgaaaaaataatttactgttTACATAAAGCACCTTCTCTTAGCGTAGGAACTTAGCACACTATATTAGAAATCAACTAATGTGATATCACATATACTGACTAGTTTACAGTTGGAACTCTAGAAACAAGAacgagggtatgcacgtgacgtcaccgtcgaccGTTATGACTACGGTTACGCctactgagtggcagcattggttttcagcgtgaaaaacacacaaaacacatccaaaacggtAAAAAGCTTTGCGATTGACTGCACAAATAGCCCTGACACAAAAtatgaggtatatttttacagactgccgaaagctacagaaaaaaagaagcaaatggatcgcGGCAGTTCACAGAAACAACTAgactccaggcagagaaacGTGGATTTTTAGTTATCGCTTTGTGTCAAAATgctggattttggggtaaaatcataccctatataggctattgtattgttatataatgtgttgacaactcatcaattaaatatttacaatcttatattctgcataattgggtgtttttaaataaacactgacaaaaactatacaagttttagggctggatgatgtgactatatatatataacactaatataagtgatcactctgATTtaaacctacctatattgtatttatataaagcgttcacatgtagatttgctttatgtatttcccgtgcgtcgaaatcaggcacatataaatgtcaggaaacatgattcctggctgcatgccaatatccatggattaggtttctttgacatgttataGGGAACACTTTCTAGCCCAATctttagtgtaatcgtttgttttactcgcgttttcgcagtttcccctattaaatccagtcatgcagcaggttcttttgccactcagtccagctgagggagcgtgttccggcgggaaagtgacgtcagtgcataccctctatacacGACTCTTATTGGATTTCTTATACATCTGTGAGTTTGTATATATGTTCCTCTGATGGATTCAAATTTGATATGCTTGATGAATTCCAGTCGTCGTCATTTGAATTCTCTGATATCACCAGAGAGGGTTTACTGTCGCTTTTATTTCGGTCACAAAGCGAAGGTAACGGGCGGCCACAAGTTACGTGCGTATATTCCACTTGCTCCTCCGCGTCGTTTTCTCGGTGATAGAAGTAGTTAAAATTCGACACGATTACTGGTACCGGCAGGGCGATTGTAAGTACTCCTGCAATGGCACACATTGATCCAACAATTTTGCCTCCAATGGTGACTGGGTACATGTCGCCATATCCAACAGTAGTCATGGTAACAACCGCCCACCAGAACGCGTCAGGGATACTTGTAAAAGACGATTCTGGGTCGTCCACTTCAGCGAAGTAAACCGCACTGGAGAACAATATAATGCCGATGATAAGGAAAAATATCAGTAGTCCAAGTTCTCGCATACTCGCTCGTAGGGTCTGGCCGAGAATTTGGAGACCCTTGGAGTGCCGTGAGAGTTTGAAAATCCTAAAGACGCGCACCAAGCGGATAACTCTCAGTATGGCGAGAGACGTGGTCTGTTGTGAGCTTGCTTCGGACTCAGAAAGGTCTAAACCTAAAGTAATGAAATATGGAATAATAGCCACAATGTCTATAGTGTTCATAATATCTTTGAAGAAGGCAATTTTGCTTGGACATGCAAGAAACCTTACAAACAGTTCGAAGGAAAACCAAACGACGCAGATTGTCTCCAACAAGAAGAATGGATCCGTGAATGTACTTGACCTTTTTCCTGAAGTCGTTCCGTTCGGCGCAAGGTGATTATTGAATACACGATCATCCTCTCTAAATTCCGGCAAAGTTTCTAAACAGAAGATAACAATTGATATCAGGATGATCATTACAGATACTATAGCGATGATTCTGGCTGGCCCTGAGCTGTCAGGATACTCGAACAGCAGCCAGATTTGACGCTTAAACTCACTGGACGGCATTGGCCGTTCGTCTTCTTTCAACAAACCCTCGTCCTCTCGGATTTGTTGGATGGCGTCATCACCGATTTCGTAAAATGTGATTTCATCCATAAAAATCTCAACCGGCACGTTGATGGGTCTTCGAAGCCTCCCACCTGACTGATAGTAATACAGAATAGCATCAAAACTTGGTCTGTTTCTGTCGAAGAAGAACTCGTTCCTCAACGGGTCGAAGAACCGCATCCTTTTAATCGGGTCTCCTAGCAACGTGTTCGGGAATCTTGCGAGTGTTTTAAGCTGTGTTTCGAAACGCAGACCTGAAATGTTGATGGTGACGAGCTCGCAGCACTCCTCAGGACGCTCCACTTCGCAGAAGTCCTGGAAGGGGCCAGCGTGGTCCATCACGGTCTCATCCTGGTTCTCGCGGGACATCTTTGCCCCTCGAGAGTGTTGCCTGTTGTTCCTCCACGACTTGCCGCCACTCCACCAGTTTTTTGGATCCGATAGCTCCAGTCTGACGGAGATCGAGCCCTAAACTAACTTCTAAAACTTTTTAAAGCTGGTTTATTTGGTGTAAGGGAATAGAAGCCATTCTGACAACATGCTCAGCCGAGAGCTTAAACAGATATAGTACCACTCAGACTGCTTAAGACAGCAAAGGGTGGGCTAACTTTGATTGGCACACTGAAGCAATGCGCGTTGGTTGTTTTGAACTTTACTGGCACGAAGTTAGAACCCGTAATTTGAAGACTGAAGAGCATGacgttgtttttattcattgtattatcaagtacattttaattataaatatatagaactacattaaatatattaaagacaATATTTATGTTATGTTGAACAAATGATATTGTCTTTTCCCTCCCGCAAATTACCCATTTATGATACATTTCCAAAAAGGTTAATTTCACACcccaattttttttcagtgctgtTCACGCCTGGGGCCCCTTGAACTGAGGTGAAAGTGCTGGCTTGACTGACACCTGAGCACCCGCAGTGGATGAAGCTTTAGCATCAGTTACACTGTACACTTTACAACTAACACCATGAGGCCCCAAGTAGAAATGTGATCATGCATCATATTCATTGGTGCTGATTGatatggagaaagagagagagagagagagaatcaccACACCTCTGACACCTGTGTGCTGGAAGTTGTCTGGATCAGCTGTTTTGGTTTATATATTCTGTGATTTTgcttgtttgcttgtttgttttagaCCTGATGTGCTCTGATTAATTATATCTTTATTTTCAGCAGAACTATCAGGAACCTCTATCTGCATGCAACAATATGGAAAATTACTAACATAGGGCGAATAACGAAATTTACAAttttggaaaagaaaaaaaaaagcctaaaggcccgttcacacgaAGGATGATAACTGTAACGATAACAATAAAGTTTAATAATTGTTCTAATTTTATGAGAATAGGTtcgtccacaccacagctacaACGACAAAGAGAAACGATATTGTaagaatcactttcagaatgatttttttcccagctgatgaatgatgaaactttgacagccaatcagaatccacccaaATTTAAAGAGCTTGGGcatttaaagaatttaaaaaacaaaattgaagttttttgccttttagtatgaatattatgttagccttactgttatctgtaagctagtgtgctccaaaacaatgacaaaattcgtatttagaagatataagcgtTCTAAACTTACACATCCGCCAATATGGATCAACGATTTTAATGACATCActgattttctgtccaatcgaatgctctctagaatctaaagcgtcccgccccctacattataaatagctGCGGCTAAAATCggtcacacatttactattttctacatgatTAATGAtgcatagtgcactatataggggatagggaacaattaagacagtgtaaatatgctttccattaggcgaatgaagtctggtttcacgttagtgaactgcacagtctgctccggtccagagacactatagcacagagcggatcatatgcgcgaGTTGGCGCAGACCAGAAAACGTATCAGACCCATTTTAATTCTGcaagaatgctgtattttaaagcgatatggaggagattaggagaaacggttagagattaggagGAAACTGAGGCTTTTCCGAGCTCAActgctctggccgagctgtgatataaacgaaacactgttggctattttaaaaaaggggaggagctgtttgATATGTCCCACCCCGTCTTcgtgtttcagttgaaattatgtaaacacactgaataatgctgcatgttccaagacacttcagtgggcctttaaagcggcagacgacaaaactgctgCACGCttgaaataaacagaacaatatcgtGCATtagtgtggatgctaatatatcGTTACAGTTATCTTtattggtgtgaacaggccctAATTCTGTGAGAATAAGGGATTTGGGGGTAAAATCCgctttttggcggggttcccctggtaaaattagcattccaggggctaaatatcatgttatttggggtcgcacAGTAGCCATTATGACCTGCAACCTAATAACAAAAGAAATGGAAAGTGTTTTTCATCCTTTCGAAAAGCCATGTTATTTTACTATCTTATCAATTTGTTAGTCGTATTTTATATTCTAATCTTGTAATTTCATTCTTTCAGCATCTCTGTCAGAAGTCTTTGACCCATTTttgatacactctaaaaaatgctgggttaaaaacaacccaagttgggttgaaaatggacaaacccagcaatttggtggttttaacccagcaaatgggctAAATATTTGCCCAACCTGtagggcagttttatttaactcgactattgtttaaaaattactgtatttcttgcttaaaataaacccaaaatatgaaaaaaaaacattattatgtttaataaatgaacatttattaataagtataataattaaacaataaacatttattaaattgcttattaataaatgttcaccttttgattattattgttgcctctagtaattatgtgtcttatttttaatttccaacctattttgggttcattttaaaccagctatattgtaattttaaacaatagttgggttaaataaaacatttaacacaactgctgggtttgtccattttcaacacaacttgggttgtttttaacccaccggttgggttaaatgtttacccaacgtgctgggcagttttatttaacccaactaatAAAACTACAACTACCACTACGATTGTAACTTATTTAGTTCTGCAGCTGTACCTCTGTCTTCTTTATTAATGAATTACAAAACACTGTTACCGCTCctgacattaaaaataactctgcatatgGATATAAACAGACATGATAAATCAGTCAGGAGTTTCCAAGCAATCAGTAACAGCAGATTTAATCTTGGAGATGTACTTGATAAAATCTCTCTAGCCAAGGCAGAAAGGCCAGGGATTCCCGTGAGAGGAAAATGCTGACAGTATGCAATATGCCACCTTAATAAATGGCAGCAGCATGTGAGTAAAGGACAGCCCTATGGGACGAGATATCATCATTCAATTCACACCCAAAACGTCAGCATGGAATTCCTGCAATGTTCAGATGCCGTCAGGCTCCCTGAGGGATCTGGGCTCACGTTCCACCTTGTTGTGTAATGGTACATCAAAGGAATTTATCATGTTTTCATGTATGACAACCCTTAAGCCCTCAAATTTCAAAGATCTTAATATGGAGCTGCGACCTGTGGTGCTGACAATCTTCAATGAAAGTTACTCTCTGCTTCTGTGCAGTTGTGTATATAATAGTATGAGTCTTTCCCGTGGCTAAATAAAACTCAGATGAACTTAGAGAACTTCTCTGTTTAGTTTATCAACTCATATTACACACTCTTGTCCAACCGAGAGCTTAAAGCTTTCACCATCCCCTGTGTGTGATAGTATACCTTAAAAAacactcgtgtgtgtgtgtgtatagtggGACAGATCTGTACTCATTCACATACTAAGTATGTTTTGGCTCAGCAGTTGATTTGCATGTGAGGTAACATtcttttttaaagggataggtcattctaaaattattttgtttactcaccctcgtgtcattaAGTGAATGTCCAGGCTTTTTTTCTGGACAACCAAAGTGAATGAAAATTGGACTATCAAGTTCCACAGGTGACAAATAAGCAGTTTtgataatgttaaacaaaattaaaacatagtttttgttcatactaaaatataaaagatgaaaacatttaatttacattttttaattatctatatttctttaaaaaaaaaaaaaaaaaaaaaaaaaatcacctttaaaaatGGGTAGAAAATTCCatctattatattttatattttctagtaACTATAAGACTTAACTAGCAGCTAATATAGCTATGTCCTCTCAGTCAGACGTGACAGAGACTGATATATGGGTGATGGTTGATCTCTTTTAAATTATCGTCCTCTTAAACATTATTAGCGCATTTTCATGTGAAGTTATTCTGTGACCTAAATAGAGCATGATAGATTGTTTGCAACAACACCTAATTGCTACATTTAAAGTGAAAAATGTTTATgtcaaaacaagctaaaacacACCTGCTACCGAAGCTCAGCAGGTTCATAGTGTGAGACAGTGCTAAGTTGCTGCTGACTTCGACACCTTAAGCTGCTGCAGATCAAGGCTTCCTCCATAGAAAGTGAATACGACTGCAAGGCATTGCGCCAGTTCTTGGGGTTTGATGGTCACCAGTTTTAGCAAGGTGTCAGTTGAGTTTGATGACCATGTTTTTGCTGATAGGCGACCATGGCATGAAGCACGGGGGGTGAAACCCGAGATTGGAGATCCGGAAGGTTGGAAGGTATCTTCTGCATGCTCTGTTCCTCTCCTGACTCTTTCCGGATTATGATTACATACCTTGATTAAGACTTGCCCTTTTCAGTCTCAGACACGGTCTGTCGTCTGTAGCTGCAGTCTGAGCTGGACGCCAGCGCTGAAGTGTGTCCTGCTCAACATGAAAGTGCTGGTTTTGAATGTGAATGAATGTAatgtcatttcatttcatttgtggTTTATTGGAGGTTTACATTCATCTAATTTCTGAGCCAAAAGCATAATTTTGAGATACTGTTGAGATAATTTAATGTGCGTTTTTATAATGAAAATGAGTCATCCTAATATTGTTCTTGTTTCTTTACTTACAAAAACATGACCCTTAAAAGTACATTCAGTAGGCCTATTTTTAATGTTGCGTTATGCAGTCATCTTGGGCTCATAGTGGCACCTAGTGGTATGGATGAAGCATTACACAGAAACGTATGTTTaaaagtaaacacacacacacacacatatatatatatatatacacacacacacatatatacatatatacacatatatatacacatatatatacatatatatatatatatacatatatacatatatatatacatatatatatatatatatacatatatatatatatacatatatatatacatatatatatatatatatatatatatatatatatatatatatatatatatatatatatatatatatatatatatatatatatatacacacacacacacgtttctgCGTAATGCTTCATCCACACCACTAGGTCCCAccaaataaaaatagttttatatctttttaaaaGCTgctattcatttatatatacatactttaAGTACTACTCAGTCATTTTTTCCTCAGTTTTACTGCaaaagaaatgtgaaaaaaataaaaagtggatttttattttgtatctgcctttttttttttccttttcttttttaagcTGTTATACATTTACATACTTTAAGGTTCATTTCATACCTTAGTCAATTTTCCAAAAAGGAATGAATTGTACTTAAAGTGTGTGAATACTCTGAACAAAATTCTGTGAAAAAGGGTTTTCATATGCGAATATCATTCCTTGATAATTCATTCCGAAACAGCAAAGCGGCCATAAATCCTGAAGTATCTCTGTAACAAAACTGATACTGTAGCTGGAATGTTGACGTATGCAATACAGCTGAACATTGTGTGCATCATGTCTCAATCTTCTCAGTAATACTGGATTGGGAGAGACAGATGTTTGACCCTCAGATGCAGCTGAAACTGTATCCAGCCTCACAAGTATCCCTCTGGACTGCCAGGAACTACAGCTAGTATTAATAGCCCTCCAGCACTTTCTGAAGAACCGTATTGGAAAACATGCCCTAATACATGCAATTAGTCTGCATTGAATCAAATCGATAGCAAGTTTTAATGAAGAGCTATAAAACAATCGATCTATGACTGGAGTTCTCCTTTCTCATTTGGCTGATTCATGCATTTACTTTATAACAGGCAAACTGGTGAGACAGAAAGTGGTTGGAAATGTTCTTTTAGActctgtttatttatattaatgacAAATTGCTTGAATACCACTAAAAACCCTTTTTCAGACTCAATACGATCTGTGAGGCTTGGAAgattttggtttgtgttgttgacatgtcgagaaaatgctgttttctgcGCTTTGCATCCACTTTGCATGagcttccaaaggatgaggatttGAGCTcgaattgatacagtaaaacagacgccattattactgtttgtatcactgagTATCcagtgctgaggaagcctctaTAGCGCTGatattcagatatgataatagGCGTTTAGTTTCCGACACGCTTTGTTAGcgatagaccaatcacaacagactgtgaccaatcagagaagagtaggctcacggaaaggaggggtttagagaaacTGACTCCTCGAACAAAccattttcagactctttgagaaatgaggtgatgtgcaatgtatgtTATGTGAaaattgaagtgtttttttgacCTAAGATTCATGTAAAcctaggagacctccaaaacaaaatgaggaacctttaaaatggcATAGTAAGGGGACTTTAAATCTCAAGCTTCCCTATCAGCATTAGAAACACGTACAGTAGTGGAGGAGAGCCTTTATAAATTAAGGTTACCCTTTTAAAAGATTCATGTGGTGCCCTCTAGTGAAACATCACACCATCTTGTGGGCACTCTGCAGTGTTGGGAAGGTTACTTCAGAAATGTAATAGGTTACAGATTACAATTAtcctatttaaaatgtaataagtaGTCTAACTATttcaattactttattaaagtaatgtaacattagtttttgattacttttcttAATTTCTAATGAATGTTTTCAACTgttaatcatttttaaacatttaaaccagGCAGGGTTAACCTTACAGTAGTACTCAACACTGATTACTTTCAGACTTTCAAAATCCTTCATCACTTGAATtaagattataataatttaattttaaagtacaGTCACCACAAAAGATTGTTCTTTGGTTAAATACAGttcataacaaaaaatatttaatagcaTTTTAATAGTtggcaaatatatattttgcactGAACTGTTATATTTGCGCCCTTTTCTGATTTCTggatgaaattatttttagatttcCAACACTGGAACATATTTTTAATCACTGATCTCAGACAGGTTGTAGCCTAAAGAGGCAATGTGGATTGATGTAGGCAGACGTGGTGAGCTGCAAATTCAAACAAGAGAACCAACCAAAAGCATCAGAATAGCATCGCTTTACTAAAAGACCTTTAAATGGCAGGAGGCATCATGGACATCAAAAACAGGCGAATTAATATTATTCAACTAGTGCTGTCATTTAAtgtccaaattaatgtagaaacaacataaaggcagtatattttaaagatttgatCTAACAGGTAGGACAGAAATTTAGTTAGTTATCCAACacttcacagtcttcactgcataaattataaattaaatatagattaatccttattaaagtcatagagtcaagagcagt contains:
- the kcna6a gene encoding potassium voltage-gated channel subfamily A member 6a; the protein is MSRENQDETVMDHAGPFQDFCEVERPEECCELVTINISGLRFETQLKTLARFPNTLLGDPIKRMRFFDPLRNEFFFDRNRPSFDAILYYYQSGGRLRRPINVPVEIFMDEITFYEIGDDAIQQIREDEGLLKEDERPMPSSEFKRQIWLLFEYPDSSGPARIIAIVSVMIILISIVIFCLETLPEFREDDRVFNNHLAPNGTTSGKRSSTFTDPFFLLETICVVWFSFELFVRFLACPSKIAFFKDIMNTIDIVAIIPYFITLGLDLSESEASSQQTTSLAILRVIRLVRVFRIFKLSRHSKGLQILGQTLRASMRELGLLIFFLIIGIILFSSAVYFAEVDDPESSFTSIPDAFWWAVVTMTTVGYGDMYPVTIGGKIVGSMCAIAGVLTIALPVPVIVSNFNYFYHRENDAEEQVEYTHVTCGRPLPSLCDRNKSDSKPSLVISENSNDDDWNSSSISNLNPSEEHIYKLTDV